Within Chroicocephalus ridibundus chromosome 11, bChrRid1.1, whole genome shotgun sequence, the genomic segment CGGGCCGAGGGGGCGGCGGGTCCCGGCGCTCCGCACTGCCGGGCAGCTGAGCGAGCGGCACCGGCCCCTCCGCCggacccagccccgctcccgccgcatCGCCCCGTCCAGCCGCAGCCGACCGCCCGCCCGGAGCCCCGACGGCCGCCGGGGCCGGTCCCCAGCCCGAGACGGGGCCGCGACccccgggacggcggcgggggaCGCTGCCAGCCATGCACCGGGCGGAGGGAAATGCTATAAACGCCTCTTACCTGTCTGGTTTGTGTAAAATCACCCGCCCGAAGCCCCCGCGGCCGGCGGCACCGGGAGCCGTGCGGCGGAGTCCGAGcgggcagcggggaagggacGCCACCTGAGTCGCCTTTTGCCCCCCCTTATATACTGCGGTAGGCGATTAATATTGCATCAcccttattttaaattttcagaacCCACAATATAATGTAATGGCATAAGGGCATTTATTATTAAAGGATATTTGATTGGGGAAAAATCACTGGGGCTGATTGGAAAAACACGGAGCGAGGGAGCGCTCTGGCTTCCCGGCGCCCTGCGATTAAAAGGCTGAATTTGTACGGTCCTTCCTTAACGGGGGAGGAGGGTGAGACCCGGTTCTAAGATTTGAGGTTTGTCACTCATCGAAATGCTGAAGTGAAATATTCAGAGGAGGCTCGCGCTTCGATCATTAATTTTTAATCGTTAAGGCGCTTCTGGGAATCGTAAATAAAAGCCTTCTCCCCCTTTTAAACAGCATGGGAAACGAACCCGCCGTCGGTTTTGTTGGGGGGATTTTTTGTTCCCACCCGACGGGCGAGAggcgccccggggccggcgggggggcggctgccGGTCCCCCTGCGACCggtccgcgggcgcggagcggggccggggcgccgATGGCAccgcgggggcccggcggggcgaaGCCACCTCCCGTTCCGCGGGGGGGACGCCCCGCCGAGGGCTTTTCGTTTGTTCTGCGCTCGCAAATATCTCCTTCGGTGCTGCCGGCGCTGCCGAGGAAAGACACGTCCCTTCGggttgaaaaataaagctttattccAGAgaggggcggggagcggcgctcGCCcggacggggcggcggggcccgacGGACCGGCGGAAGGGAGCGCGGCCGGGCGCCGGGGCGGCTCTTCCCCCGGCGGGACGGAGTCCGCGGAACGGCGGAGAccccgcggccccgctccgccgccgcgctcgGCTCCGGTGCCGGTGCggtcggcggggccggggtgccccggcggggcgggggaccGCCCCGTCCCGTGGCACGGCGAGGGGTCCCGTCGGGGCCGCGCCGTCAGTGCACCGCCGAGTACTTCATGCGCTTCTGCTTCTGGCGCTGGTTGCAGAACCAGACGCGCACCACGTTCTTCTTGAGGTCCAGCTTCTCGGCGATGGCGGCGATCTTCTCGGAGGAGGGCCGGGGCTGCAGCGCGAAGTAGGCCTCCAGCGAGCGCTTCTCGGGGGCGGCGATGGAGGTCCGCTTGCGCTTGCGCTCGGCGCCCGGCAGCAGgtcggggccggcggggcggtcGCGGTGGGCGGCCTCGGCGCCCTCCAGCCAGGCCTGCAGCACCGGCCGCAGCGCCGTCATGTTGTTGTGCGACAGCGTCAGCGACTCGAAGCGGCAGATCGTGCTCTGGCTGAGCGAGCCCACCCCCGGCAGCTTcagcgccgccagcgccgcccCCACGTCGGCCTGGGTCACCCCCAGCCGCACCCGCCGCTGCTTGAAGCGCTCGGCGAAGGCCTCCAGCTCCCGCGGGTCCGACTCCGCCtcgggcgcggcgggcggcggcggcggcggcccccccgGCGGACCCACGGGcaccggcagcggcggcagcggggcgggcagggcggggggctcGGGCAGCCCGCCGACGGCCAGCGAGGGCGAGAGGTGGTCCAGCAGGTCGCCGCCGTCCAGCGCCGGGTGCGGGAGCGGGTGCGGGTGGGCGGCGAGGGCGGCGGGGtgcgggagggcggcggcggcgcaggggaCGCCGCTCATGGCGTGGAAGGCGGCGTCCGGCTTgaagggggggtggtggtggtggcccttGGCGTGGGGGACGATGTCGACGGCCGCCAGAGCCTCGGCGCGGGCCAGCAGGCTCTCATCGAAGCTCCCGAATATATTGCCCTGCAGCTGCGAGCAAGAACGCGCATGGTGGAGTCAGTGGGGAATACTGTCATCGCCGGATGAAAAACCTGCCCCGGCACCGCGATTCCTCCTCAGAGCTCAGGTCATAAAAATTAATATgaaggcagcagccctgcccgcgCAGACGTGCGGAGCAGAGACGGGAgcgggagagggggggagagaggTGCCGAGACGCGCGATTGTTCTGGCgacatgaaaaaaacattaagcCGTTGCCTGTCAGAAAATGTGCCTTAAAGCGGTGATTATGCTTCATCTACATACCTGCGGGGCCGGGAGGCAAACTCTGCGCATCGCCTCCGCGCTGGAGTGCAGGCTGGAGAACTTGGGCTCCTGGAGGGCGGCGTGCATGGCGAAGGGCTGCTTGGCGTTCATGGCCATCATCTCTGCGCACCGCGCAGGTAGGCAGCCCCTGACATGGGCTCGGGGTTGTCTCTCTGCCTCGCCACTGCCCGAGTGAGCGATTTTCGATGGCAGAGCTGCCCctgcgcgcccgcccgccccccccacccgctTCTTCACTCATCTTACACGCTGCCTGCCAGGAGCGGGCCCCGCGCAGGCGTGATGCGCcgcgggcagcgcgggcagcacgcGGGCAGCGGGACCCCCCGGACCTCCCCGGACCCCAGCAGCCCGCCAGCACCGCGCTCGGGGCGGCGGGACGCGCCGTCGGGGTCGGGAGCGACTCGCAGCCCCCAGACGGGCCCGGTATCCCCTCGCCAGgtcccggggcagccccggctgcgCCCCCCGCCCGGGTCCTGCCCGTCCCCGGGCTGGGAGGAGACAGGGCGGCAGATCCCGAGGGACGGGGATGGGAGGAGGGGGCATTTCTCCGTGGGCAAAGCCCACGGACTGATGTTTGGACCAGAGGGACCATCCTTGTCCAGGAATCAGCTGCCGGGGCGTCTGGTGTCCCCTGCACCCAGTCGCTGCTGGCACCGGCCACTCGCCAGTCACCAAAAGTGTCCCCTGTAGCCTGTGCCGAAAGGCTCCTCTGCCCCACGCCCGGGATGGTGCCACTCCTTCACACGCCGGAGGGATAAACTGGGCAAGCCACAGTGCATCAAagggaaaaatgtcttttgtgGTTCCCACATGGGTAGCAGAAACCCCACAGCGTTGCCTTCATACAGTAACCCTGTGCCACCGCTGGCTGGGAATGCAGGCACTGCTCCCGCTGCTCCCGGGGTGCCACTGCGTCTACACCCTGCTGCCGTGAGCTTGGATGTAAACCCCTCCTCTGGCACCCAGTCCCCTCAGATGCTCACATCAATTGTCACTCGGGGATCAATCCTGCACGTCTTTACTGAGGTGAATCCCCACTGAAACCAGAGCAGTGGGGTCAGGCCAAGGCCTGTGGGACCTACATGGGGTCgcaggctggggagaggaaaattCAACTGCTGGCAGTGTCCGTCAGTGCGACAGGGTGACAGGGGCCTGTGGGCAGGGCTGCCGCTGTGACTCAAAGTGCAAGGAAATATTTCCACCGAGGAATTTGTTTTCATAGGGAACTGTGAGAAATCTATCTGTCTGGGTAGAGTATGGGGCTTCTTAAATGTCTTTGGTGCAGCTTCAAGTTCCAGAGAGGCTCCAAGATCCTGCCCAGGGCTCAGCTCCAGGCACAGGGGCGGCTCAGGGTGACTCAGTGCTGCCCTTCCCTCGGCACACACCCCCCGGCTGCCAACCTCCATAAATCCCGTAAAATACATTCTCCAGTGTAGGGGAGTAAAGTAAACTGAGAGATGTTAAGTGAGCTGTGCCATGCTCACATACGTATTATGGTCTGGAAACATCTGATCCTTGACTCAGCACGAGAAAACagacaccccttccccccccccccccaagaaaaataGTCCTGAAATTGGCATAATTCTGCTACTGAGCGGTCGTTTTATTTTTGCTCTCTGTATCTTCACACATCTTTAGACACTACTAGACTTCGATGGTCCAGGGATGTAAGCATTTTGCAAGTGTGAAATTTGAAGctcttaaacaaaaataaaatctattcctAGATTTAAAGTTTCCAAGAGTTTTGTGAGTCTTAACAAATACTGACCAAGAGGCAAAGGAGCTGCTGACTTGGTTTCCTGACAAATGTATTGACAAATGTGGGGCTCAGAGAAAATAAGAGGTACTACTTCTGTGGTAAAATGCCTTTCATTTATGGAACACTCACACCCCAAAGATGCTTGTGAGAGAGAATCAtggaaccatagaatggtttgggttggaagggacctttaaaggccatccagtgccaccccctgccctgggcagggacacctcccaccacaccagggtgctccaagccccgtccaacctggccttgaacccctccagggatggggcagccacagcttctctgggcaacctgggccaggggctcaccaccctcacagcaaagaacttcttcctcatatTTAACCTTAATCTGCCTTGTTTGAGTTTAAAACCGTTTTAAACATTTTCCCTCCGTATGTCGCAGCAGGTGAAAATGTAGCCTAAATGACAAGAAGTCGCCTGTTTTATAATTCACTCCAAAAGAACGTTTCACACTCTGATGCGCGTATTTATTGAGCCGTTCTCTGCCCGAAAGGTGCAGGAACGCCGCCGGAGCTGAGGGGCCgaggctgcagagggaggtgcTGGATTGCgggagcagcagcctgtgcagggagctgggggctcACCCCGGCGGGGGAGCCGCTGCCCGCGCCCCACTCAGCAGGTAACGGCGGTTCCGGAGCGTTCCCCCGCCGTTGCCGACCCGCACCGACCGGCGAGGGGCTGCCGGGCGGGGGGGctccgggcggagcggggccgggggctgcggtcTCCAGCACCCTGGACAGCGTCCGCCGCGGAGGCGCGCAGGGCGGTGCGCGGGGGGCGCAGGGTGCGCGGGGTGCGTGCGCGGGGGGCGCAAGATGCGCAGGTTGGACGTGCGGGGGCAATCAGGGCAGTGTGCAGGGGGCGCAGGGGGCACAGGGTGGCGGTGGGGGGCGCAGGACGAGCAGGGTGGATTGTGGATGCGCGGGTCACGCCGGGTGACGCGCGGGGGGCGCAGGATGCACAAGATGAATGTGTGGGGTACGCAGGGGGATGCGCGGGGTCGCGCAGTGCCGCGGCCGCCCCGTTGCCCCCCGTCCGAGGGGTGCAGGCGGGGAAGGGGGCGCGGGGAGCGAGCTGCGGGAGGAGCGAGTGGGAGAAGCAGCTTCCTCCCATTGGGGGGAACCGTCGCGTTGTCGCAAAGCTCCATGCCCTGATTTATgataaaaaatttaaaggaaatcatTTATATTTCAGAGGGCCTAAATAGCTGCATGAAAGTTTTATCTAAAGTGGCACCATATTTATAGGCAGTTCTGCTGTGTTGGAGGTAATTAATAGAGGGATAAATTTCaggcctttgttttgttttgtttttaaccttcCCTTTATTTAGCGCTGGCTGgttaatgtaaataaataagaGGATGCAAACAGAAAGCTGGGTGTAAAGCCCAAGTAGTGCCTGTTCCCTAGGACACGTCTCCCCAGCACCGACTCCCAGAGCATTCGCGTTGGGCTGGTGCTTTTCcccatctctctgctgctgcttcattccCTCCGGAGCGAGGAGGAGATGCCGGAGCCCGCAGatgctcctttccctgctcccgTGGGAAGCCACAGGCCCCGTTCGGAGGATGCTGCAGCTAGGGATTAGCCGTTCAGACACAGAGCTCGGGTCGGGGCTCCTGTCCCAGCCCAGACCTGTCTCCCATCCCAGCCCAGACCCCTCTCCcgtcccagccctccccaggaaCACCTTTCCTCACTGCCTGCTTGAAGCAcagtcttttccttccccccttaAGGCAGCCACTTTGAAAGAAACTGGGCTGGGTAATCTAGCTGCTGAGCTGCCTTTAATTAAAGCTGTAAAATATTGATGTTCCTGGCCCTGTCTACTGACGTTACACCTTACAAACAGAGGAGAGGAGTCCAAAGGATAAACAATAACAAGTTAAAAGAGCCCAGATGGTTTGCCATCAGAAACTATCTGAGGACTCAAAGGTGTCACTGCAATAGATTTCAGAGATCATTCACATACTAGTAAATAATTAATagtatttctggaagaaaaaacccaccaaacccatACCCTGATGGAACATCACTAGTGACTCATTGAAAATCTGAAGGTAAAAGTCAGATTAAAAGCATGTGCTATTTTATTCTTTGTCATAATTCAAAGATTGTTATCCATTTTCCTaatgtataaaaatattctgttcttaTTTAGAATTTAATTCAAAGCCCATCACAGTCAGAGTGTTGTTGATAGGCTCTTGGTTTCATTGCATTCATTCAATGTAGTTTAAAAATTATATAGTAAATGCTCACACAGAACTGATGGGAAGTTTGAAATATAAATGTCTGTTATTTAACACACAATTCATGCTAATATCCTCTCTGCAAGGGGCTGTCAGCAACACTACCCATCACAGTCACAGAGCCAACATAAATCACCACATTAAATTTTCTTCAGATGCTATTTAAAACAACCACATAATTTCCCACAAATCCGGTCCTTCTGGGGTAGATTCCTGCGATACTTTGCCGTTCAATATCTGCGAGTAAGCTACTGTTTGTGTGACTACCACAAAGATAGCGTCCTTTCCCTGGCGGGGAGTGCAGCCATGTGCACCCGCTCTGGCTCCTGCCCTGGGGCCtctgctgccctccccagcccaccccacgcGCCGGGGGGCTGCTTCCTCACGCCCTGGTGTTTGGCTTCACTCTCTATCTGAAAAAAAGTCACGGTTTGCAGACGTGATTCAAGATATTCACCCAATAAAATAAGTTGTGTTGCTGAGGTGCGGCCTGTTACCACAAACGCCTGACccgtggggagggagagggatgagCGGTGACTTTGGGGGGTCCCTGTAGAGCCTGGGTTTGTTTAGTGCCCTAAAAGCAGGAGCCACGCTGCGCCCAGTATGATACGGCTGTTCCACTGCACAATCTGATCGAGGAAATATCTAGGATTACCCAGACAGTCAATTATTCATCAGCTAAACGGCCAAGCATCAATTACCTGGCTTGATTCTCTTATTCATTAAGGAGATTGAAGAGCCCAActtaacaaagcaaaaagaaagttgCTAAGTTACAGGAGCTGCCCGGCCGGGTGGCGAGGCCGCGCGTGTCGCGCGTTCAAAGGAGAGGGCTGTGGCAGCGAGGGAGTCTCGGGGCTATAGAGTGTCACGCCGAGCTCTCGGGTTCGGAGCAgcccgctcccgctccccgcaGGCCTGgacggggctgggcagaggggcaggacTGCGCCCGGCCGCGCTGCAGCCCCCGCGGGCAGAGACGGGGCTGCGGGGGCCTGgccagaggagaaggaaaggtgcCGTGAGGGCATTTTGAAGGAGAACTTGCAGGTTTAAAGCGAGGGGCCAGGGGAGGACCATCATCATTCGGGGAAGTTTGTAACACGGGTGGGGGTGGGATGGAAACTATTTCTGAGAGAAAAGCTGTGAGTGGCACCGCCACAAAGGTACCGCTCGGTGACATcctcagcagcctcctgcagcagggagatcCTGCAGGCAGTTTCAGGCAAAAGCACATTACCCACCCCTCCTGAGCCACCCCCCCTGCAAAGGGCCaggcgctggggcctcagcagcTTCCCGAGGGCCACCACAGCCCAGCGGgcagggaggagctgggagaggggaagagcagggaggcgCAGGAGGGGTGTCCCCACCAGCCTGGGCAGGGCTCAGCCCAAGGTGTGTCTCTCAAAGTCACAAAGACGAGCTGCAAAACCAAAGCTCGAGCCAGCCGGGATGCAGCAGCACATCCAGGGTAAAGCCCTGCAGCTCCAATCACTGAGCTGCCGCCGACAGTATCTACAGCCAAAAATCCACGGCGAGTGTCGGACACAGCCCAGGGGTTGGTCTGAGCAACCCGGCACAGCCCAGGCAAACACAGGTCCCCGACGGTGCCGGGGTTTCGCTTTCAGAGGAGCAGACGCAGacgtggggctgcggctctggggaGCTGCGCTGACCATGAGGAGCGGGGTGGCGAGGGAGGGTGGGTGCCTGTGCTCCCCCCAGCGCTGGAGCACGCGGTGCGCACAGGGCAGGGCACAGCGGGGTCTCTGCCCCTGGCAGAGCGGGTTCGGAGGTCGCCACAGCAGACTCCGGGCACCCAGCCAGGGACAAGGCCCTTCAGTGAAGTGACACAAACCCAGTAGGACACATAGCTTTCACTGGCAAGCTGCTTACCCCCAAAATTGCCACAGCCTGGAAGAGAATAATGGCAACAAATTAAGGTCAGAAAACTGCACTGTACATAGTTGCACGGGGGCAGACACCATCTCTCAACCATTCTGTGTCTGCCGATTACTCCTCCTTACAGGGACTTGAGAGAGCAATAAAGGCATGGCATTTCATTGAGGCAAGCGCAACACAAGGTTCCAGTAGGTACTTGCCTCACCGATGTCACTGCCCCACGCGGGTCGCGGGCATTCCTGAGTCGTGCAGCTCCGCCACTATCACCCAAGTGGCTCTGCACACGCTGCTCCAAGCATGGGCTTTCCCGGCGGGCCGGGGGTTGTTGCTCTGTGCCCTGGCTCTGCCCAGTGTCCCCTGGACGTGCTGGACCTCCCCACAAGTCCCTGCTGGTGACCGCTCAGTTTCCATTCTGGTTGCAGATCTTGGTGCCAAGCCGTTCACAACAGCACACGCCACTCATCCGACTCAACGAGCAGATTTTGCAACACGTGGTTCTCTCAGGTATTATTCTCTTCCATGATTTGCCTTGTGCTGTCCCTGCCTTGTGCCCGCTGGCATGGCCGAGCGCTGGGAACTTGGGGTCGAGTAGCCAGGGAGGGTGTGGGAAGGATGGTGGGAAGCAGAATGGCCACACGCGGGTCCTGTCGCTCATGGCGCTGGAAGCAGCAGCggtttccctccaggcactcctTCCCTTGCAGCTTTTCGTCTCAGCAAGGACAGGACGGGATCCCTccgggggtgggggacacccGTGGGGCCGCCCGGCTGGAGGTCCCTTGTGCCGGcccaccagcccaggctcccAATGAACAGGCGGCTAGCCCCACTGCTGGACCACTGGACCACCTTCCCAGGAGGGGCAAGGGGAAGGACCTGGGGTCTGCGCGTCGGTTCAGATTGAATTATACGTGCTCGCTCTCGTCTTCCGCAATTAAAAACCAGAAGGAAGCCTTGCTGGCTGCATGCAGAGCAGCTCTCGGGGAGCGAAGTCTCGGGCACGTTACTGGGCACGGCCGCTCCAGAAGGCTGAGCAGGTATTTGCCAGTATTAATCCTCGATCAACACTAAAAAAGCCTTTAGTATTAGAAAAGCGTCCTGGCCATATTAGAAAATAAGTGCCAAAGCTCCGCTGCAGCGTTGAAATGCTCGTTTAATGGAGGCGGAACAAACGGCCTGTCTTCCAGCAGTAGCGTTCGGAAAGCTGATGCAATcttatttttgaatttttcagtAAACAAGGTTTTGATTTGAGGTCCCAGGAATGCAAGATGCCAGACAGTTCACGCTAACCAGGAGGTCTGCCTTGTACTCGTTTGTAATGTGCATGAATTATAGAACTTGTTTCTTGTATCATTCCCTGAAATTAAAATGGTAACAAAGGACACATCGCTGCTTGTTAAAAATAAACCCGATCTGCTCCTGATGGAGATAATAGGAGCAACATGACAATATTTTCGGGGGGGTGGGGAACAGAGCACTTATCTGTCAGGCATCTCTTTCTTGTTATATTTGCTCCTAATTCTAGAAATACATCTAAATGCAGTCTAACAGGACTCTGTTCCACAAGAAATTAATGAGGAACAAACATTAATTATTCATGTCCTGAAACAGTAGGCCTGCTAATGTTTTTGCTAATCAACAAGTCAAACAGCTGTATCTTTGTCAGGGCAATCTTGGGGAGGACGGAGAAAGAACAACATTGATGTGTTTTATCCGCTGTCCCCACAGTCTTGCCCTCGGTTCGCATGTTTCTCCGTTGGGAATCCAGGGTCGCTGCTGCGTTTTAACGCCATCCCTTGTCACAAAGAGGAACCCAGAGACTTCCCAGCTTAGCATCAGCCGCCGGCAGGAGCAAACGCTGGTGAGAAGCTACAGGGAGCCCCGGGCTGGCTCGGGGTCAGCCCTTCATAGGGAAAATTAAGGGAACGAGGAAAGGAAACCAAAAATCCAGccacaggaaaaaggaagaaccAGGACTCAGCTGCTCAAGCCTGAAACAGAGACCGAATATTTGAACAAAACCTGCATTTGGCCCTTCTGGTCCCTCGCGCCTGGCTGGGGGTCGGTGGGCTCAGTGCTGGGTCCTGGGACACCCGGCACGCGGGAACTGTGGGCAGGTTTAGGGCTGACTTTTCACGCTGGGCCTTTATCTGGGTGAACGTAATGAATTGAACCTgcaaaaatgttgctgtttaGACATTTGCCTAACAGAACAGACTTAAAAATTAATGGCTTTGTTtagagaaacaatatttttaaaaaatcggGACATAATTAGAGAACAAGTTGCTTTCAAACAAGACATAAAAATgttgaacaaaattaaaaatctatttccttCAAAGGGGCACACATAGCCAAAAAAGGACTTAGAATCCTCTTGCTTTGCCAAGATTCAGTGCCCCAAAGctattttttcagctgctgtgaaATTGTTGAGTTCTTGAACAGGAGCAGAGCGAGTGCCGTTCAGCGCTCATTTAAGCAGAGACTCTTAACCATCCTCCATGTACTCCAGCACGGGGCGGTCGCCTCCACATCCAGCCAGAGGAGCCGCAGCGTGTGTGGAGCAGAGACAGCCACGGCCCCGCGCGCTGCCCAGCAAAACTCAGCACTAAGAGAACTCAGGTAAACGGTGCCAAAGAAAGCAGTTCAGCATCCTCACACGTTGCCCCCAACACAGCGGTTTGTCTCATATTGACCACGTTTTGGTCATCGTCTATAAACCAGTAAGAGCAAATGTAtgtgtttttcccctttcaaaatggaaaaaaaaaaaattccaaaaaaatTTTCCAAGTCGAAGGGATCTTAAGACTCGCCCATAGCACAAAATCTCTCCTTTCCATTTCCAAATTTCAAAATTCCATTAGAGCCTCTGCATCTTAAAACTAGTCCAAGAAGAAGCTCAAGCTGCTTAAATCCTGGAGCTGTCTCATAACAGACAAAGCCCTTCCCTCCTCGGGTGCCCAAACAAGCTGAATAACCGTTTAACAACCAAACCCAGAATTTTCCCGCTCCAGGTGCTCTAACAAACAATTTTCCATTGCATCTGCCCTGGGATTCATTTTGAGTTTGCTCCAGTTCGATGAGGCACCCTGGGAGGTGGTGTTCGGGGCTGGTTCCGGGGGGGTCTGCAGCCCCCTGGGCCGAGCGCTGCCGGGAGCCCCCCGTGGAGCCGGTGGGTGCTGCCGTGCTCTGTAAAATCATTCAGATTTGTGCTGCCTTCACATCCCCGTTACATTAATGCTCCCTGAAATcttcattaaaatttgaaattaaaatgtaaagggggtggggagaagccCTGTCACCGGACGTTAAACTCATCCCTTCCACAGCCACATTTCTTGGGGTTTAACAGAAGCAGTCACACCGGCCGCTGCGTCCCAGTGTGTCCCATCGAAGCGGCTGCAGGGCCGAGGAGCAGTGCCGGCCCTTTGCTGCGGCAGATGCTGCTGGCTGCGTGCGTTACACCGTGTTACAGCAGCTCGGCGTGGCGTCGGTGTGACACCTCCCTGCGTCTTCCACAGCTTTGCACCTATCAGGCACAGCAAGACGCTCCGCTGTGATGAGGAGAAGAAAATCTCAAGTTCCTAACCTGCTTTACATTTAGACACAAACACCCCCGCTAGAAATCTCTGTAGGCCAAGAAATAtttaatagaatcacagaattgcctggattggaagggacctttcagatcaccgagtccaaccatcaacccaacccagccctgccgcctgctGTGAGAGGTTCCTGCTGCCTGCACAAAACTGAGACGCTGAGGGATGGCTTTGCCAGGGACGGGTTGCCTCTGGAGTGGAGATATTGATGGGAAGGTGTTGGCTGCTCCCAAAGCCAGCGAGAGTCAGACAACGGCGGGGACTGTGTAGAGTGAGTCCTGGAGCCGCAGCAGCGCGAGGAGCGAGCCTCGGGCAATACGCAGCCGCGtcgcggtgcaggcagggcctgggGCTTGCGTCCCATCTGAGAGCAGGCACCGCAGCAGCATCGCCCGCCTGCTGCCCCAGTCACCCCCCTGAGGGGGCTGCAGGTCCCTGCTCCTGACAGCGTCCCGAAAAGTGCCACATCAACAGCTACACAGGAATTTGGGATGAAATTAGGCTTGCTCAGGAAGAGGGTTGAAGATGACACCGTTTGGCACCGGTCAGAGCGATGCTCTGTGGGTGATGCTTCTGACGCCTGGCACCAGGTCTTTccccagggcagcgggggctcTGTCCCACCCACCGCTCTGCGGCTGCGAGAGGAGCTGGGAAACACTGCGGCCCTTTGTGAGGGGTTGCGGCAGGAGCATCGCCCGGCAGAGGGAGGGCAGAGTCTTTCCTCCCCTGGTTTGGGGAATCACCGCTCCCTAAAGCTCATGGCATCAAGTTTCGTAGCCCTTTATTAGGCTTTTCTGCAAAAGAACAATCAAACAGTGTTGGGGCAGCATAAATCTGTAAGAATCCATCCCTTCCACCACAGGCAAACCTCAGACATTAATGTATTTTGTAGTTAAATTAACAAGTCTCATTACTTTTCTCCCTGTCACATCAATTTCCACATGCTGATATTAACGCTTCCACTTGAGCGTACTTCAGCACAGcctgaaaatactttcttgtaGGCCTACATACGTTTATAGTCATGTATACTTTTACCCTGATTTAGACTTAACTCCCTCTTTCGTAACAGAGACATCAGCAGTTGGAAGTGGGCTTGTTCAGGAAGTCTTCCTCACTCTTCATTGACCCACAGATAACCCAAAGAcatgttaaaaagggaaaaggaggagtgGATGAAATCGTTGTCTGACATATCTTTAGCCACCAGAGAGCACACAGAGGTACGTTACGTTGAGTTGACTCCAAATAATTTTCACATGAACTACTAAAGTGCCAGAAATGTATAATTTATTAGCATTTGAATAAATCACAGAGCAGAAGTGCTTTAAGGTTATTGGTGTGAGATGCGCAGACCAGGCTATAATTAACTCAGAAATGTCACTCAGTGCAGGCTCTCAGCGGTGCCGCACTGACACCATCAAGGCACAGCAAGACGAAGTGCCAAAGGGGTTCAACTCCTAAAAAATAAGGCGAACGACACCCCAGCAGCCAAACCCCCAAGCTGGGGGTGACActggggctgggctggtcccCCCCTGCCACTGGCAGGGCTTTTCCCCTGGGTCTGGGACACGCGTCTGTCCCTCCAAGCACTCACAGTCACAGCGAGCTGCCCGGCCACAAGA encodes:
- the POU4F3 gene encoding POU domain, class 4, transcription factor 3, encoding MMAMNAKQPFAMHAALQEPKFSSLHSSAEAMRRVCLPAPQLQGNIFGSFDESLLARAEALAAVDIVPHAKGHHHHPPFKPDAAFHAMSGVPCAAAALPHPAALAAHPHPLPHPALDGGDLLDHLSPSLAVGGLPEPPALPAPLPPLPVPVGPPGGPPPPPPAAPEAESDPRELEAFAERFKQRRVRLGVTQADVGAALAALKLPGVGSLSQSTICRFESLTLSHNNMTALRPVLQAWLEGAEAAHRDRPAGPDLLPGAERKRKRTSIAAPEKRSLEAYFALQPRPSSEKIAAIAEKLDLKKNVVRVWFCNQRQKQKRMKYSAVH